One region of Alosa alosa isolate M-15738 ecotype Scorff River chromosome 1, AALO_Geno_1.1, whole genome shotgun sequence genomic DNA includes:
- the LOC125307036 gene encoding uncharacterized protein LOC125307036 isoform X2, with protein MGMDISFERGVLTVHVKDCRDFKNLSVKRGTQSFMRVSVGGKVKCTRLQPYNDQKANNGNNVAIAFNEWMYFSIRIPKEEERPLDTVHHIVVLELIFFEQDSGVPKLIGKTIVKLHDIMNKERAVMHEDLKRSRQVICKLDLEMVITYGTFGYGHSHQLQHPKRTMDSFVDRSLFLRCPPPDGRRDPRYNVLTPHPTISPYIDIIESLLKKESTGLDAPDSHHILPPPVMAQLQRRGRLLQLHETFQSYQNETDVIQGLEKIILKRGLQASSTWRQNKKSKKILNRWKNKANLIPKLLGFAAQDTKKSGPGQEATLSPRARSPLLAAVLKANRMKAAIEETDEPQPDSPPSPRVIFEQEQEGYAAPPAPLFRPGESLFPADEVPTPRRSAERERTEEEAVVSGMNSLSLSPENPRSSPVGLQERKLPTTTSSSRGTSPTTSPGQAGLSGPATSSPMGSFWGKLKGTGGTTELEEDVSPGISVPGRQDLPWLNSPAQPVTAAPPPVRPADPSSQSEEDPTEMWLQALASIPSLSSMLSDKDLEPIRGSLAFSPPHSDPSPQEAGSTSLFTGSGGRRPKPGRDKLKTMEGSNAPYRKQSHPR; from the exons TATCTGTGAAGAGGGGAACTCAGAGCTTTATGAGGGTGAGTGTAGGGGGAAAGGTCAAGTGTACCCGCCTCCAGCCTTACAATGACCAAAAGGCCAACAACGGGAACAACGTCGCCATTGCCTTCAACGAGTGGATGTACTTCTCCATACGg ATTCCCAAGGAAGAGGAGAGGCCCCTGGACACGGTCCACCATATCGTGGTCCTGGAGCTCATCTTCTTCGAGCAGGACTCTGGCGTCCCCAAACTCATCGGCAAGACCATTGTCAAGCTGCACGACATAATGAAT aaagagagagcggtCATGCATGAGGATCTCAAACGCAGCCGTCAG GTCATCTGTAAATTAGACCTCGAAATGGTGATTACATACGGAACCTTTGGCTACGGTCACTcccatcag CTGCAACACCCGAAGAGGACCATGGACAGTTTTGTCGatcgctctctttttctccgcTGTCCTCCTCCTGACGGGCGCAGGGACCCACGCTa taaCGTGTTGACTCCTCATCCCACCATCTCGCCGTACATAGACATCATCGAGTCACTGCTGAAGAAAGAGTCCACAGGCCTGGACGCCCCTGACAGCCACCACATATTGCCCCCGCCGGTCATGGCCCAGCTGCAGAGGCGGGGCAG gttgctTCAGCTTCACGAGACATTTCAGTCGTATCAGAACGAGACTGATGTGATTCAGGGTCTTGAGAAAATTATCCTCAAGAGGGGACTGCAGGCAAGCAGCACCTGGAGACAGAACAAAAAGtccaag aaAATTTTGAACAGGTGGAAGAACAAAGCAAACTTGATCCCCAAACTTCTGGGATTCGCAGCGCAAGATACTAAGaaaa GTGGTCCAGGACAG GAGGCCACCCTGAGTCCTCGTGCCCGGTCACCGCTCCTGGCTGCCGTGCTCAAAGCCAATCGTATGAAGGCTGCTATTGAAGAGACGGATGAACCCCAGCCTGACTCTCCTCCCAGCCCCAGGGTCATTTttgagcaggagcaggaggggtATGCCGCGCCCCCCGCCCCCCTCTTCAGGCCCGGAGAGTCTCTGTTTCCTGCGGACGAGGTCCCAACGCCGAGGAGGAGtgcggagagggagaggacggaggaggaggcggtGGTGAGCGGCATGAACTCCCTGTCTCTGAGCCCTGAGAACCCCCGCTCCTCTCCTGTCGGCCTGCAGGAGCGCAaactccccaccaccacctccagcaGCAGGGGCACTTCGCCCACCACTAGCCCAGGACAGGCAGGCCTCTCTGGGCCAGCCACCTCCAGTCCCATGGGCTCCTTCTGGGGCAAACTTAAGGGGACGGGGGGTACTACAGAGTTGGAGGAGGATGTTTCCCCTGGCATATCTGTCCCGGGGCGACAGGATCTGCCCTGGTTGAATTCTCCTGCCCAGCCTGTGACAGCAGCCCCGCCCCCCGTGCGTCCAGCTGACCCGTCCTCTCAGAGCGAGGAGGACCCAACCGAGATGTGGCTGCAAGCCCTCGCAAGCATCCCCAGTCTGAGCTCCATGCTGTCCGACAAGGACCTTGAGCCAATCAGAGGCAGCCTTGCTTTCAGCCCGCCCCACTCTGACCCCTCCCCGCAGGAAGCCGGCTCCACGTCGTTGTTTACAGGCTCTGGGGGGCGCCGACCCAAACCTGGACGGGACAAGCTGAAGACCATGGAGGGGAGCAATGCCCCGTACCGCAAGCAATCCCACCCCagataa